In a genomic window of Physeter macrocephalus isolate SW-GA chromosome 14, ASM283717v5, whole genome shotgun sequence:
- the MPRIP gene encoding myosin phosphatase Rho-interacting protein isoform X1: MGCVECVEQRQNPFMVAGCSWLQMGLTLITQCTGLGNGSADSSSSTSTASCATPWMRWVPAAAEGTHTTHEQRRLREVLRPLVRLVPLSSPLHAHSSFSDGSR, from the exons atgGGATGCGTGGAGTGCGTGGAGCAGAG gCAAAACCCATTTATGGTGGCTGGCTGCTCCTGGCTCCAGATGGGACTGACTTTGATAACCCAGTGCACCGGTCTCGG AAATGGCAGCGCCGATTCTTCATCCTCTACGAGCACGGCCTCTTGCGCTACGCCCTGGATGAGATG gGTGCCCGCAGCTGCTGAGGGGACGCACACGACTCACGAACAGAGGAGGCTGCGGGAGGTTCTACGTCCTCTTGTCCGCTTGGTTCCTCTGTCCAGCCCGCTGCACGCACACAGCTCTTTCAGTGATGGGAGCAGGTGA
- the FLCN gene encoding folliculin, with amino-acid sequence GALSRGEEHLTGSVSCVAAEFAVVVEVHTAARSGLRPAGCEDEQSLSKHEFVVTSGSAAAADRAGPTILSKVEAALTNQNLSVDVVDQCLVCLKEEWMNKVKVLFKFTKVDSRPKEDTQKLLSILGASEEDNVKLLKFWMTGLSKTYKSHLMSTVRSPMASEPRS; translated from the exons GGGGCTTTGTCCCGGGGTGAAGAGCACTTGACGGGCAGCGTGTCTTGTGTCGCCGCAGAGTTTGCTGTGGTGGTGGAAGTGCACACGGCCGCTCGCTCCGGCCTGCGCCCGGCCGGCTGTGAGGACGAGCAGTCCCTCAGCAAGCACGAGTTCGTGGTGACCAGTGGGAGTGCTGCAGCCGCAGACCGAG CCGGCCCCACCATCCTGAGTAAAGTGGAAGCGGCTTTGACCAACCAGAATCTGTCGGTGGACGTGGTCGACCAGTGCCTCGTCTGCCTCAAGGAGGAGTGGATGAA caaagtgaaggtCCTCTTTAAATTCACCAAGGTGGATAGTCGGCCCAAAGAGGACACACAGAAGCTCCTGAGTATCCTCGGAGCGTCTGAGGAGGACAATGTCAAGCTGCTCAAGTTTTGGATGACAGGCCTGAGCAAGACCTACAAGTCACACCTCATGTCCACGGTCCGCAGCCCCATGGCCTCAGAACCTCGCAGTTGA